Proteins encoded together in one Tripterygium wilfordii isolate XIE 37 chromosome 14, ASM1340144v1, whole genome shotgun sequence window:
- the LOC120015334 gene encoding protein ANTHESIS POMOTING FACTOR 1, translated as MGGTQPEREEKVSLELTEEIIQSMEVGMAFRDYNGRISSMDFHKTSSYLVTASDDESIRLYDVSTATCLKTINSKKYGVDLVCFTSHPTTVIYSSKNGWDESLRLLSLHDNKYLRYFKGHHDRVVSLSLCSRNDCFISGSLDRTVLLWDQRAERCQGLLRVQGRPATAYDDQGLVFTIAFGGFVRMFDARKYEKGPFEIFSVGGDASDANVIKFSNDGRLMLLTTMDGHIHVLDSFRGTILSTYNVKPVSSNSTLEASFSPEGMFVVSGSGDGSVHAWSVRSGKEVAHWMSFETVTSWMSTEVEPPVVRWAPGSLMFVKGSSELAFYIPDLSKLGAYAGRK; from the exons ATGGGTG GGACACAACCGGAGAGGGAAGAGAAGGTCTCGTTGGAACTAACTGAGGAGATTATTCAAAGCATGGAAGTTGGCATGGCGTTTAGAGATTAT AATGGTAGAATTAGTTCTATGGATTTCCACAAGACATCTAGTTATCTGGTAACTGCTAGTGACGATGAATCCATCCGCCTCTATGATGTTTCCACTGCTAC ATGTTTGAAGACAATTAATAGCAAAAAATATGGAGTTGATCTTGTCTGCTTTACATCTCATCCTACAACAGTCATATACTCTTCAAAAAATGGTTGGGATG AATCTCTAAGGCTTCTGTCCTTGCATGACAACAAGTACTTACGGTATTTCAAAGGTCACCATGACAG gGTTGTTTCTCTTAGCTTGTGCTCTCGTAATGATTGCTTTATTTCTGGCTCACTGGATCGAACAGTTTTGCTTTGGGACCAACGAGCTGAGAGGTGTCAG GGACTTTTACGTGTACAAGGAAGGCCTGCCACAGCATATGATGACCAAGGACTAGTTTTTACAATTGCATTCGGAGGATTCGTTAGAATGTTTGATGCTCGGAAGTATGAAAAG GGCCCTTTTGAAATATTTTCTGTTGGGGGAGATGCATCTGATGCAAATGTCATAAAATTCAGCAATGATGGGAGACTTATGCTTTTAACAACAATGGATGGACACATTCATGTTCTTGACTCATTCCGTGGCACAATA CTATCCACATATAATGTGAAGCCAGTTTCAAGCAATTCAACATTAGAGGCATCTTTCAGCCCTGAGGGGATGTTTGTTGTATCTG GTTCAGGTGATGGTAGTGTTCATGCTTGGAGTGTACGAAGTGGGAAAGAG GTTGCACATTGGATGAGCTTTGAAACT GTTACAAGTTGGATGAGTACTGAAGTTGAGCCCCCAGTGGTAAGGTGGGCTCCTGGAAGTCTCATGTTTGTGAAAGGATCTTCTGAGCTGGCCTTCTATATTCCAGACTTATCGAAATTGGGAGCTTACGCCGGAAGGAAGTAG